Genomic segment of Poecile atricapillus isolate bPoeAtr1 chromosome 8, bPoeAtr1.hap1, whole genome shotgun sequence:
AGTTCCTTATCGTCCAATTTGTTCATATCCTCCTCTGGGTCAATGGTCTCTTCCTGCCGAAACTTTTCCAAGCTCTCAGCCAGGCTGTGTCCTTCCAAATGACCTCTCAGCAAACTGTAGAGCTTCTGGAGCTGGCGCAGTGAGACCCCTTCCAGGTAGGCCTTGTGCCGAGGGTTGTTCTTCAGCtgctcagcagccctgctgcagtCTGGGGAGAGCCAACACAGGCACCTGCAGCTGCAacaaacctcttcccacacacACATCTTCTTCCAAACCCTCCCCAGGGGTCTTTCCAAACCCTCCAGGCTCAGAGAGCCACTGCTCAGATTGAGATGTAGCTTTGGGCTCCTTGGAGAGACGTtaccccagcacagcccctcccTGCACGCTGCTAGGAAGGTTTGCAGTGGTTACCAACAATGCTGCTACCAATGGGTTCCTCTCCAAGCATCTGGAGGGAGCCAGACAGGAATGAAAGCACCTCACCTGAGAACCTGGAGAAATTCCTGATGGGCATGATGCGCTGGCGAGTCTTGTCCTGGCCGTTGTCTCTGTAGATGAGGATGATGGATGGGGGCTGGAAGCAGATCCCGCACTTCTGTGCGCTGAAGGTCATCGTGGCACCGGCTGTGGCTCCATCAGAGCCCTCAGCAATGCtccctggaaaacagggaaaaaggaaagcaagtgGGAGAGTCTCTCAGTGCTGATCTTTTTGTCAGGAGCAGAGTTcagcaaaatcacagaatcacagagtggtttgggtcagaagggaccttaaagcccagggaaatgaattaagaaattaaattagagGGGATTTAAATATCCAAATCTGCTGCAGATCCTGTTTCCCAACTCTGTGGACAGCACTGAGTGCAGGTGTTACTTTTACCTTGGTTTTAAATGAGTGGAAATATGTCAAATGTGATCTCCAACTGCCCTACAGACTGCAATAAGGCAAAGTAACATTTTACCCCCCAAAATCAATGTATTTCTCCACACCAAGAAAAACCACATTAATGTTGAAAAGCTACTTTGAGGCAGAATTGGAAACACTGCCTCCTTTGTAAAAAATCACATAGGAAAGAGCTCAAACATGCAGTAATGTTTTTAATAGTGACAATTTccagtgccaggctggatgggatttggaggaACATGATGTAGTGAAAGGcgtccctgcctgtggcagggggtgaaACGAGAGAAGCTTTAAGGTccacccaacccaaaccattctgggattctatgaagATGAGAAACACAAACGTGAGCAGCTTTCTGGATCTGTGGGAAAGAGCGTTTGGCTCTCCTGGTAACCCGGGCTGAGCCCTCCGCTGCCGGAGTGAGCGGCGGCTCCAGCGCTTCggcagcacagctggctggGGTTTAGGGCCGTGCCCGGTGCCTTCAGAGCCGCTTTTCTGCCGCGACCGAGGCCCGAACTCCGAGCAcgaggggcagcaggacagggccGGCTTGGTCCCTCTTGCCTCTCCCAGCGTGGGTAAGACTGGAAGAGACCACTGCGGTCACCTGGTGCcgcctccctgctccagcagcgtCAGCTCAGAGCTCATGGCACACAGTGTGGCCAGACAgctctggaatatctccagtgagggggactccacaccctctctgggaTCTGTCCAGGGCTCAGGCACTACCCagaaagttcttcctcatgtccaggtggaacttcctggggTCAGTTCCTGCCCGTTCCTCCTGGTCCCTGCTCggagccctccctgctcacagggacacccagggctgagggcccctctcagctggggctcctctcgaggctgagcagccccagctccctcagcctttcctgggcatggagatgctccaggcccttcagCATCACCGCTGGCCCCGCTTCAGGAGCTCCCTGTCTCCCTCACACTCTCAGCCTCACCTCGGGCGGCGCAGAAagcctcttcttcttcttcctccagctccagctcctcccccGGGCCGCTCCCACCTCCCCGGGCGGTTGCCATGGTTCCGCCGGCGCCGCCGAGCCCCAGTGGTAAAGGCCCCCTCCGCCGAAGGTCCCCTAAGGGCTGGCCTCACCAATGCCTGTCGGGCATGGCGCATCGGAGCAAGGCACGGGCGGGCCCCGCGCGGTCAGGCGGCGCCGAGGGCAGCCCGCGCGGGGCCGTGCGGAGCGAGCCGCCatggcgggcgggcggcgggggccggTGCGGgtcggggccgggctgggcgcGCTGCTCTGCGCCCTCCGTGAGTGCCCGCGGGGGGGGGAACCGCGCCGGGAAAGGATGGCGGGGCCCGGCCCCTCTACTCcggagacaggctgagagagagGCTCcggagagctgggggtgttccgCCTGGAGAAGACAAGGATTGAGGGAGACCTTAGAACCCCTCCCAGTGactaaaggggctccaagaggGCTGGACAGGGATTTTGCACAAAGGGATGGAGTGAGGGGACAAGGGGGGATGGCTGtacactgccagagggcagggttagatgggtTACCGGGACggaatttttccctgtgagggtggtgaggttCTAGCACAGttacccagagcagctgtggctggaagtgttcaaggacagaCCTGGAGCACCCTGGTCTTGGGGAAGGCGTCCCTGCCCAAAGCAGAGGGTTGGAAaaagatgggctttaaggtctattccaacccaaaccaccctgTGACTCTGGATTTAGGAAGTATGGCTCGGCCACTGAACCAAGAAACCTCTTCTGCTTTTTGATCAGAGTCAAATATTGCTTCCCTTCTTCTGGGAGAGGGTTTGCAGTTGAGACGTTCATGAGTTATAAAACTGCACTTGTTGAAGCTGGCAGCCCCTGTGATCACCGTGCTGTTACACTGTTGGCTCTGTGTCACCGTAGATGTGCAGGCAGCCTGTCGGGACACCACTGTCACACAGGAGCTACTGAAAGAGGGGTTTCACAGGTGAGTCCTCACCCTGCCCTCCATCAGCATAACGTGCCACGGGATCTTCTGTTGGAAGAAGCTTCTCTTCTTTCCGTGTGCATTTGTATCAAGTCCCTGGGCCGTGATCCCTGGGCATATGTCAGGAATGTATTAACAGGATCAAGGGATTAACAAGCTGTagtggagggaaaatgggaggcCCCTTTCTAAAACTTTTGTGGAAGGTATTGGTGGTTCTGAGACATTAGCAAATTTTGGttttggctgtggctgtggagTTGAGGTGAAGAAGGCTGGACAGCAAAGTGTGATTGGAATTAGGTGCACACAGTGCGAGAGCTGCCCCTCATCTCATCTGAGAAATGTCTCTCGGGGGTCTTGTGCCGACTTTTAAGTGGGGATGTAAATTTTTTGCTCCTGTTGCCATTTGAAGGGACCTGCTGGTGAAGGTAGAGCTCGGGGAGGATGCAGGAGGATGTGCAGTGGCAGCACAAATGCATCTGCCGCCGGGAATCTACGTGGATCCCTATGAGCTGGCAACGCTGCAGCAGCACAATCTAACAAAGGTAATGCCCCCAATGCCAGGAGATCTGGCAGTGAGTCAGGTAAGGACTCAGGGAGTTGTAATGTCTGGTCATTTTCTGGCTTGTTGAACCAAGCTGATTAATTCCTGGAAGGAAGTGCCAAACAATATAATCTTCCTGGTGTCTCCTTGTAACTCAGCTCGCTCGGCAATCCCTGGCCCTGTGCTGCTGATACTCTCACACACAGGTGATGtaccagggagctgctgctcctctcttaGCCCCAGGTGAGCAGCTTTAAAAGGTTTGGGTTCAGAAGGTGGAAGGGAAACCCCCAAAGAGGTGCTGGTGAGCTCTAAATCACGTGCTGTGCGTTTGGActcagcagcttcccagctTCATTTTCACCCTAgctttctgtgctgctttccagtCTTTGCTTCACACTTAGCTTCACACTAGAGAGATGTGAAAAGGCTCTGGCTTTAATCTGCTTAGGTCTTAGTTTGTCTCAAACATGGCtgtgggcagctcctgcccttggCATGCCTGAGGTGCAGGTCTGGCCTTGCTGACACGCATCCTTGAGCTGACACCTCACGAGTTTGGCTGTAGCCATAGTGACACTGAACTTTTCACACATAGGAGTCACTCAGTCTTGAAAAGGTATTTTGGaaggctggaattcccagcttAATCATCTTGACCATAAAATCGAGCTCAGTGTTGGAATGAGGGAAATGATTTTTGATTTCCATCACATCCACAGCCGTATCTCCCTGCTTGCAGGCAGTGTTATTTCCTGATGTCGTTGATCTGGAGGCTCCCGAGTACCTGGCCAGGGatcttctcctgctgctgttcctggagcCGGACGCGCGCTGTTCCCGCTGTTTCCGCGCTGCCGTGCCCGTGCACGCGCGGTACCACCGGCCGGCCCAGGGGACACGGGAAGCCTTGGCTGTTCTGGAGAGCCCAgaggtgctgctctgctgctgccacagtgaGATTCTCATTGATGCTCTGGGGCAATCCTGAGCTTGGAATCTGGTCGTGCCTGAGATGGAAATCTTGGTAGTTGCATGAACATAAGCAGAAAGCATGGCCTGATGAAGACCTCATTGTGTTCCTGGCCAAAGGCAGGAGGTTCTCAGAGTCTGATTTGTGTTGTGCTGCTGCCATTGTACCCCTGTGCTGCTTGGGCTCTTCCAGCTGGAAGACGTGGCAGTTGTCATGGTCCATGGTTGTTACGATCCCAGCTGGCCCTGGTTTGCCAAAGGTCCCCTGCTCTCCCttggcagctggagctctggaggCAGTATTTAATAGCCACTGTCACCTATTTAGAGTAATCAAAGTAATCTAGCACTCTCTTGCTACATTCCCTTTATATAAAGGGGGAATGTAGGAAACTGTGCCTGAAGCTTGGAATGGTTGGAGTCTCAAACTCTGATGAAACAAGAACCTGATATCCACTACAATTAATATTTCAAGTTATGTGAACAATgaaatcctgtatttttcttccaaattttgtGCCCCTTCACAAAATCATTCCTGCCAAGTCAAGCACACTAATGattttctgctcctttttctttacttgtgCATCATTTGAGCAATGATTTTCTGGGATAAGCATAGGGACAGGCAGGAATACCCTCTCACTTAACAAAGGGGTGTTAAGTCTTCCTGGGTTTCTGCCATGTTTACTAGTTATgagcaggaaaacatttattattaattattaatggGAAAGGATTTAAAGTATCTTTAAAGGGAGATCTTTTATGTGCTGACAGGACATAAGAGAAACAGCGTTATTTATTTTGGGGACTTACTTATTTTGGGGGAAAGTCTAACTACATGGCTAAAGTTGAGGAGTCTGCACACTAACCAGGAATTCTCTGCCTTGTTAAGAACAGAAAGGCCAAGATACCACACAGGTGAGATTCTTTCTTGGATACCTGCTGTATCTGGAAGGGAAGAATTGTAAAGTTCACAGCAAGGACTGCCCAGCATCACTGTGACCATGCAGAGGTGTTTCACCACTTGACTCCCAGGGAATAGATTCTATCGAGCTGTTGTGAGGGAAAAGATCccatatttgaaaaaaaacttgGAGGCCAGATTGCTTatcctgcctggctcctggTGATGCAGGAATGCCTTCCCTAGGTCACCTGTCTGCAGAGTGCTGGGAACCTGCTGAAGTGGACACTCCCTGCCCATCTGACACCTCCAGGCCCTGTCAGTGGCATGGCGCAAAACACAGACCTGTGAGTTCTTCCTCTAGTTCTTTTTAATAACTGCtgactttttttctgtgattaacACCTTTTATAGCACAGGAATTAATCATTAAAAGACTAGCTGTGTGGTTCCCCCTTTGTCAGGCTCCTTTCTTCATTTCTGACTGGCTAATAATGGGGGTCATCCTGCCCTTCTACTGTGTTTACAGTGACTCTGTGCTCTCCtgagcttttttccccccttactAGTTTACTTGGAATCCTAGGGTATAATTGGCACTGGtcaaattaagaaaaatctttACAACATTGGTGCTTCAGAGTAGCAAGGTGGAAGATGATTATCTAACTAAAGTAATGGTAAAACTACAAAGATTTAAGGAGTAGCATTCTAAAAAAAGGCCACTTCTATTTACTTGGTTGTTACCTGTTTGGGTGAGTGTTTAGGAGAAGGTGAAGTTTCTTATTGTGTTCAAAAACAAGGAAAGTTGGATCTTTAGTGTGGCAAACAACTGTCCTTGATGTTCAGAAGTGTACACACTAGAGATTCAGCAAATAGactaatttatataataaaataatctgTTGTTGTAACACGTGCCTTCCTATATTTAAGACACCTGCAGACTGCTGGGACATCTGTCGCTCTTGTCAATGAACATTTTGCAGCTTCCTGTATCCATGAAAAACCAAATATTTGTTCACTTTGGAGAAATCTGTCTCCTTAGTGATCTGAGCTCACTTTgggagctgctctccctgcagcattcAGTATACCCTCAGTGGCTGGAGTAGGAGCAGAGGTACAGGGATACAGATCCATCTTCTGAGCTGTGCAGTGCAGCAGTGGCTGTGAATTAAAGGGGCTGTCCCATCCTGGTTCTGATACTGAATCTCAGAAGAAGCTTTAACCAAGGGCTAATTAAATCAGGGTCTGGTTCCTAATCCTCTCAGTTGCAATCAAAAACAACCAGCTGGTCAAATGCATgttacacatttatttttctttgtaggCATATGAGGAATTGATGCTGAGAGTTCCTGTGGGGCTCAGGGAGCACAGTTCCCTGGTGTGTGCCCTGACCCTGCTCACCAtggggctctgctctggccTGATCCTAGCTGCTGCCTGCAAGTATGGACACTTCCCACAGTGACCTGAGGAAATATGGACTGTCTGACCTCCATCAAGCAAACCTAACTGGATATTGCACTGGATTCCTGAATGGATCCTACTCCACTGTTATTTATGTCTTAGGGGGCATGAGGGTCCCACAATGTATTACAGTTCCTTTGGTTCATAATGCTTACAAATGCCTTCCACAGCCCAGAAGACATTTTGAGGGTGTTGTCAATATCCAAAGCAgatggagaggaggaaaaagcatcAAAAAGCTGAAAGCACTGCTGTGGGCAATGTGGCAACAGTCAGGAGTGGATCTGGGCCTCCTATTCCCTCCTCCTGGCCTGTTTGCAATACAGTGCTGCCTCTTGCAGACCTGTTTGTATTTCTTGACTCAGGGATTGGTTATTAAAGGTATGGAAAACATTAATAATGAATCAttaaattttctgaattttaagcTTGTTGTGCAGATGGGTTATGTATGAATTTGTGCATTCTGTGCCTACCTGGGACATGTCAATAATCTCTCCCATCCTAATAACTGTGAGGGAttggctgctcttggccagattggaatcacagagtcattaaggttggaaaagccctctaagatcattgagtccaaccatttcCCCAGTGCTGCCAAAGCCACTCCTAAGCCATGTCctcaggtgccacatccacatgtctgttaaatccctccagggatggggactccagcactgccctgggcagctgtgccatggCTCAACAGCCCTTCCCAAGAGGaacctttcccaaaatccaacctgaacctcccctggcacagcctgaggctgtttcctcttgtcctgtcccttgtttcctgggagaagagcccAAACCTCACCTGGCTCCACCTCCTGTTAGGAGTTGTGGAGTGACAGAaggttcccctgagcctccttttctccaggctgagcaattGGTCAGAATTGAAAGGGTTTAGAAAATCTAAAGAAATTTCACCTCATTTTATGAGTGGAAAGAGACGCTTGGAAGATGAAAGTGAGGGACGGGATAGTGACTAGAAGCAAATATTTAGAAGATCTACATTCAGTCACCGGGACAGTTGATAAATAGAAGGAAGTGGAGGGGAAATTACCTAATGGAAAAGCCGagaggctctggagcagcagagctcgGGTGCTATCTCCAGTTGTCAGtaggtggcactgggagcccacGGTAACCTCTGTGTGgagaaaatagattttattcCCGATAAACCTCGAGTAAATTAGTCAAGGCAGGTAATCTgggtgagtgtgtgtgtgtgtatgtgtgagGGGCTGAATGAAAATCCCTTCCAGGGGCTCGGTGTGCAGCCTTCCTCAATGTCCAGCTGTAGCCTCAGGGTCCCTTGGGCatctttttcctgctggaattccGCAGAGTGAATTCCTTGTGACTACTTCCAGGGCAGGTTGGAAACAATCAAAAAGAGATTTGGGCTGTTCAACCCTCTCAGCACTGCCACCAGCACTGTGTCACTTGTCTCCAAAGTGGGATGTTTAATTCCCAGAGCTGAATTTGTTCCTGTGCTCTGTATTATACAGGTCACTCTGTATTGCAGCCTGACCCTTGGAATGGGAACATCCCAGATGGCCAGAGCTGAGGGACAGGACTTCATTGCCTGCTTTTTAACACCAGTTGAAAATCACAGATTGAATCCCTCAGCTAAATAGATCTCCCTGACAAAACCTagggaaagggaatgggaacaTCCTCTGggcaaatgagaaaaaatgttgCAGgtggaaaaaatatggaaataaagtATATATTGAGATTGCTCTCAATCACCTTTTCAACTGAACATAATTGATTCTGATTAATGTAAAATATGAGAGGAAGGGCAGAGTTTCACAAGGGTGGTTTTTGTTGTGGCAAATATTTGCTGGTTTTAAATCCAGGGCACTTGTGTTATAAATATGGCAGACACAGTTTTCCTTACAAGCTGTAAATAAGTCTGATAACCATAGCAGTGTTAATTACAAAGGAATTTGCCAGTGAATCTCTCTCTCAGAGCAGGAACTGATGTCACTAAGCCAGCACAGAATTCAGCAGGTGTGCCATGCAGGAGGATCCAAGTGCCAGCCCCAGAGGGATCACAGAGATCAGAGGAAGAGCTGTAAGTCCTGTACAAAAATTCTGACAGTTTTGGAGACAGGAATGAGGTGTTCAGTTGGACACAAACACCCCCATCTTTAATATGTGTAATGACTGAAtcagagcagggaaagaaaaggggatGAGGTGTTAAAGGTTGTGTTGGGAATTAAGGCTTTCTGAATTACAAAGAAATGggtataacaaaaaaaaacccaaaaaacaaaacaaaacccacaaaaaacccttCCTAGCTTATTTAAAAAGCTGTTCCTGGGGAATGAGACAAAAGGGTGGGAGGGAAGTCAGGATTCTGCGAATGGAGCTGAGAGGCGTTGGGGTAGGAGGCCAAGGCAGCACAGAGAGGTGAGGAGGGATGGGGAGTAAAGCTGAGTGAAGGGTGAAGCTACAAACCTGTGGATTCTCCAGGGGTATTGAAGAGGTGAATTAGCAGTGGATAAGCTGAGTCAGACAGGGAAAGGAGCAAACATGGAAAGAGAAGTGAAAGGatggctgtgcctgtgggggATTGGAGAGGAGCCACCTCAGCACCATGTCAGGGTCACTTGGGAATGCCATTCCTGGAAAACGGGCACATCTGCAGGGAGAAGTGTTGTGCGGCTCTGCAGAGGTTCTGAAGGAGCAGACAGCCAACAGGTGTGGGCTGAAACCTACAAGCTGGAAATTCAGATGTGCCTGGACCTGCACGGAGGATTGAGGTGTCCGTGGATCCTTTCCCCCAagagctggggaagaggagCTGCCTGGTGTGTGTCCTGCTCCTTCTGAGAGGAAAACTGGATCTTGCTTCAAACCTGGGCAGACAGAGGAGGTGAAA
This window contains:
- the CEP19 gene encoding centrosomal protein of 19 kDa isoform X1 is translated as MATARGGGSGPGEELELEEEEEEAFCAARGSIAEGSDGATAGATMTFSAQKCGICFQPPSIILIYRDNGQDKTRQRIMPIRNFSRFSACREGLCWGNVSPRSPKLHLNLSSGSLSLEGLERPLGRVWKKMCVWEEVCCSCRCLCWLSPDCSRAAEQLKNNPRHKAYLEGVSLRQLQKLYSLLRGHLEGHSLAESLEKFRQEETIDPEEDMNKLDDKELAKRKSIMDELFEKNRKKKDDPDFVYNVEVEFPQDEQLESCTWDMESDEEI
- the CEP19 gene encoding centrosomal protein of 19 kDa isoform X2, producing the protein MATARGGGSGPGEELELEEEEEEAFCAARGSIAEGSDGATAGATMTFSAQKCGICFQPPSIILIYRDNGQDKTRQRIMPIRNFSRFSDCSRAAEQLKNNPRHKAYLEGVSLRQLQKLYSLLRGHLEGHSLAESLEKFRQEETIDPEEDMNKLDDKELAKRKSIMDELFEKNRKKKDDPDFVYNVEVEFPQDEQLESCTWDMESDEEI
- the PIGX gene encoding phosphatidylinositol-glycan biosynthesis class X protein; translated protein: MAGGRRGPVRVGAGLGALLCALHVQAACRDTTVTQELLKEGFHRDLLVKVELGEDAGGCAVAAQMHLPPGIYVDPYELATLQQHNLTKAVLFPDVVDLEAPEYLARDLLLLLFLEPDARCSRCFRAAVPVHARYHRPAQGTREALAVLESPEVLLCCCHSHLSAECWEPAEVDTPCPSDTSRPCQWHGAKHRPAYEELMLRVPVGLREHSSLVCALTLLTMGLCSGLILAAACKYGHFPQ